Proteins encoded together in one Musa acuminata AAA Group cultivar baxijiao chromosome BXJ3-6, Cavendish_Baxijiao_AAA, whole genome shotgun sequence window:
- the LOC103989017 gene encoding uncharacterized protein LOC103989017 isoform X2: MGNCQAAEATTVVIQHPGGRVERAYWSLSASQVMASNPGHYVAAVIVVTAPPYATSATARGGDAPLKHLKLLRPDDTLHIGRVYRLVSFEEVVREFASKKHVKLGRLLVKQKEKHRPRCERGGDGGASIAFAASGQPGSGRGGDGGIELESETPPATEAEALVDAELQDAAVGSTKAKIARHGQWKPTLKSIAEVAIS; encoded by the exons atggggaatTGCCAAGCGGCGGAGGCGACGACGGTGGTGATCCAACACCCGGGAGGAAGGGTGGAGAGGGCGTACTGGTCCTTGAGCGCGAGCCAAGTCATGGCTTCCAACCCCGGCCACTACGTCGCCGCGGTCATCGTGGTCACCGCTCCCCCCTACGCCACCTCCGCCACCGCCCGCGGTGGCGACGCTCCCCTGAAGCACCTTAAGCTGCTTCGCCCCGACGATACTCTCCACATCGGCCGCGTCTACCGCCTCGTCAGCTTCGAAG AGGTGGTGAGGGAGTTCGCGTCGAAGAAGCACGTGAAGTTGGGCCGTCTGCTTGTCAAACAGAAAGAAAAGCACCGGCCCAGATGCGAAAGAGGCGGCGACGGGGGCGCCTCCATTGCCTTCGCTGCCTCGGGCCAGCCAGGTAGTGGTCGTGGTGGTGACGGTGGCATTGAACTCGAGTCGGAGACTCCACCGGCGACG GAAGCGGAGGCACTTGTGGACGCCGAGTTGCAGGATGCGGCTGTCGGGAGCACCAAAGCAAAGATAGCACGCCATGGGCAGTGGAAGCCAACCTTGAAGAGCATAGCCGAGGTCGCAATTAGCTGA
- the LOC103989016 gene encoding cysteine-rich and transmembrane domain-containing protein WIH2: MSYYNQQPPVGVPPPQGYPPEGYAKDAYPPPGYPQQGYPQQGYPPQGYPPAGYPQQGYPPPYAQQPPPRQQSSGPSFVEGCLAALCCCCLLDACF; the protein is encoded by the exons ATGAGCTACTACAACCAGCAGCCACCCGTCGGCGTCCCTCCTCCCCAAG GTTATCCGCCGGAGGGGTACGCTAAGGACGCCTATCCGCCGCCTGGGTACCCGCAGCAGGGCTACCCGCAGCAGGGCTACCCACCGCAGGGGTATCCGCCGGCGGGGTATCCGCAGCAGGGATACCCTCCGCCCTACGCTCAGCAGCCGCCGCCCCGGCAGCAGAGCAGCGGCCCTTCCTTCGTCGAAGGATG CTTGGCTGCtctttgctgctgctgccttCTGGATGCTTGCTTCTGA
- the LOC103989017 gene encoding uncharacterized protein LOC103989017 isoform X1 has product MGNCQAAEATTVVIQHPGGRVERAYWSLSASQVMASNPGHYVAAVIVVTAPPYATSATARGGDAPLKHLKLLRPDDTLHIGRVYRLVSFEEVVREFASKKHVKLGRLLVKQKEKHRPRCERGGDGGASIAFAASGQPGSGRGGDGGIELESETPPATEQEAEALVDAELQDAAVGSTKAKIARHGQWKPTLKSIAEVAIS; this is encoded by the exons atggggaatTGCCAAGCGGCGGAGGCGACGACGGTGGTGATCCAACACCCGGGAGGAAGGGTGGAGAGGGCGTACTGGTCCTTGAGCGCGAGCCAAGTCATGGCTTCCAACCCCGGCCACTACGTCGCCGCGGTCATCGTGGTCACCGCTCCCCCCTACGCCACCTCCGCCACCGCCCGCGGTGGCGACGCTCCCCTGAAGCACCTTAAGCTGCTTCGCCCCGACGATACTCTCCACATCGGCCGCGTCTACCGCCTCGTCAGCTTCGAAG AGGTGGTGAGGGAGTTCGCGTCGAAGAAGCACGTGAAGTTGGGCCGTCTGCTTGTCAAACAGAAAGAAAAGCACCGGCCCAGATGCGAAAGAGGCGGCGACGGGGGCGCCTCCATTGCCTTCGCTGCCTCGGGCCAGCCAGGTAGTGGTCGTGGTGGTGACGGTGGCATTGAACTCGAGTCGGAGACTCCACCGGCGACG GAACAGGAAGCGGAGGCACTTGTGGACGCCGAGTTGCAGGATGCGGCTGTCGGGAGCACCAAAGCAAAGATAGCACGCCATGGGCAGTGGAAGCCAACCTTGAAGAGCATAGCCGAGGTCGCAATTAGCTGA